The following proteins are encoded in a genomic region of Debaryomyces hansenii CBS767 chromosome G complete sequence:
- a CDS encoding DEHA2G18568p (weakly similar to uniprot|P19812 Saccharomyces cerevisiae YGR184C UBR1 Ubiquitin-protein ligase (E3) that interacts with Rad6p/Ubc2p to ubiquitinate substrates of the N-end rule pathway), whose translation MSLDKLREFVVNLPSKLEFSHPAAVRQNLFKALYHAATNEGTYLKDLFPLIDDEEIESLKDYSFAITEIIERKPFFNHKQKSSYSHPADKACARSFKKGEPVYRCEQCGFDDTCVLCVHCFNKDDHVDHNVYMYLSQGDNGGICDCGDPEAFVNQLNCKCQLGDKSETDSNEISTAFAESLRETIKICLDYILDVTNFSVQTLPYIHDSINERGSKFTSKFLSDYSTLPSERYGGATDNNSDSLWYLILWNDEHHDFPSATKAIKAAVGVNYSRAHEIASDINASGRCVLRESADYTELLRYQKLAESDGLVATITSARDYMREVIVQYMFNWLVDITEFTSNIEFRELSKQYLADLLLEPGFEFAKNFPTMLISESLDSEATSEEISKKLFENGMLINGQFINYGKTSVKSSLEMAKYKSTTSGILKPDARLDKQQNSRLQFLLDFEIRLNCVIRKKLPALIIPPILANTRMKEVFCDQLVSIYPQLITSMALSDREDHLNSLCEITTQLFTCPTSVSKILRDGKAGFILGPITDIIEKHSSEWNMYTLLPNFVEIGRGHPLTYKAKKRAIIRGIRDICYLVDKNLEVNKLDYFLTHDNLVLLLLFLRNFQGYWTIERKYGEHVERELLDFVVHLEYSVPILNITKFIASCKTSNVQLVRDGVKFITDYLCLRETIWNAPGIADFRVSKQPVSFVHPVNSFLSYLLQYQGFEDLQHIFLSMKGPFVQISDVSLRSIVLGAQVKIGFWIRNGISVSRQASLYTDSLMSDLAYFRDCHLNQIAAIFDDPRATLFNFLDRWELLPWYLSEVNHDKTVYEDRFNSISEKFIVFIYNLITDRTNFIKLTAEERISHKARQAICYSLSDEPRSYSSLRSEVDIEVSELPEFDDLLNECTDYQPPTGLIDSGIYRLKSSYFEKLDPLSLYLDTSQFQTVSEYLIKNIAMEQNIKEEKVVLIPHITELENQLVNEKLAGFTKTKDFAKLMYKYLQVSIDTCDETYLPHLLHLIHAVLRDDELLHGSNYLNEQFVSIPICNLLLSVSETTMSKNVVRKAEFLLDSFISKDTRIIESLVDCFGEAYIQDYERKRSGSSKSDSEKGKRLAEERKKKVMKKFAKQRENFLAKNVEFASKDSSEEVAESSKDPKVEYRTCVLCGEPESTEELFGLLVSVTTCSSFWKLPENNTPYFSLAFQSWNDQASPSNNGIYGDGFDYHDPESQERNRSLEGRVTSTCGHGMHYNCYKTSANNLKYYPCPLCRNLCNLFVPSYLSPDNGGGLHDSDVISGLPIHNRYNQITSSSGLTKSSKIIKGLVNDEIVNQTNESVMRKLFKPVVDDFLSEIKANHPPVSSNKKKDYLDELQTSSLLIANTIRMNEIATRIGGNSSYSNFLNEIPSSSKTLMKSLIQCRAFMFENRELPFFLNSDEDLSLEYQDFWNSDKILDSVFNEVVSLFFQTDESLNTLARLGYTKLFTICIYSLLRMINEDIEYYYLLRAQQQFNLGKAEIENMETILDSYENEIEVSLGHDEMVSLINVIWFGVEKCMLPFLRQVTIFQDLLTSLSRGDNDHDSHPNFADVESKIQGQSYLDSSDVLCQKLNLPTLKELVQGIAVNEDRFNFECKIFDIVLNAKIPHYIDSGILALDYPGVVKLIDMPNDYNSCIIEYNDNSTKGVFDYIVCLSCGKKIKASKHFTHMTSCCSFTAIYFHPRMNNLKLATHIGTSPIFITVPAPYLTKHGEVKRPRNSGKAFLNNLRYQYLNKLWLNQGLYGFITRSIFGSRLQQNMGDTINIGISEDEEDIDEDEEYDDDIFLRPATNEDRAW comes from the coding sequence ATGAGTTTAGACAAATTAAGGGAATTTGTTGTGAATTTACCGTCGAAATTGGAGTTCAGTCATCCGGCGGCGGTTCGCCAAAACTTATTCAAAGCGCTATACCACGCTGCAACGAATGAAGGGACATATTTGAAGGATTTATTCCCTTTGATTGACGATGAGGAGATCGAGTCTTTAAAGGATTATTCTTTTGCTATAACAGAGATCATAGAGAGAAAGCCATTTTTTAACCACAAGCAAAAGTCTTCGTACAGCCATCCAGCTGATAAAGCATGCGCCAGATCGTTCAAGAAAGGAGAGCCAGTTTATAGATGTGAACAATGTGGATTCGATGATACATGTGTGTTGTGTGTTCATTGCTTCAATAAGGATGATCACGTTGATCATAACGTATATATGTACTTATCGCAAGGGGATAATGGTGGAATCTGCGACTGTGGCGACCCGGAAGCATTTGTCAATCAGCTTAATTGCAAATGTCAGCTAGGTGATAAAAGCGAAACCGATAGCAATGAAATATCGACAGCATTTGCGGAGTCGTTGAGAGAGACCATTAAGATCTGTCTTGATTATATATTAGACGTcactaatttttcagtacAAACGTTGCCATATATTCATGACAGTATCAATGAAAGGGGCAGTAAATTCACTTCAAAGTTCTTGTCTGACTATTCAACATTACCTAGTGAACGATATGGTGGTGCTacagataataattctgatTCGTTGTggtatttgattttatgGAATGATGAGCACCATGATTTCCCTAGTGCCACCAAAGCCATCAAGGCTGCTGTTGGTGTGAATTATTCACGGGCTCATGAAATTGCATCGGATATCAATGCTTCGGGTAGATGTGTTTTGCGGGAAAGTGCGGACTATACCGAGTTACTTagatatcaaaaattagCAGAATCCGATGGTTTGGTTGCTACGATAACTAGTGCAAGAGACTATATGAGAGAAGTTATCGTTCAATACATGTTTAACTGGTTAGTTGATATTACAGAATTCACAAGCAATATTGAGTTCCGTGAATTGAGTAAGCAATATCTAGCCGATCTACTTTTAGAACCTGGATTCGAATTTGCTAAAAACTTTCCCACAATGCTCATTTCTGAGCTGCTTGATTCTGAAGCTACatcagaagaaatatccaaaaagttatttgaaaatggtaTGTTGATAAATGGACAATTCATAAACTATGGGAAAACCAGCGTGAAGCTGTCGCTAGAAATGGCGAAGTACAAGTCAACTACGTCAGGGATATTAAAACCTGATGCAAGACTTGATAAGCAACAAAATTCTAGATTACAATTCTTATTGGACTTTGAAATTCGACTTAATTGTGTTATAAGAAAAAAGTTACCTGCGTTGATTATACCCCCAATACTTGCAAATACTAGGATGAAAGAAGTATTCTGTGATCAGCTTGTATCAATATACCCGCAATTGATAACAAGTATGGCCCTTTCGGATCGTGAAGATCACTTGAATTCATTATGTGAGATAACTACCCAATTATTCACTTGCCCTACTAGTGTTCTGAAGATATTACGAGATGGTAAGGCAGGTTTTATTTTAGGTCCTATTACTGATATTATAGAAAAGCATTCTTCAGAATGGAATATGTATACTCTTTTACCcaattttgttgaaattggaAGAGGCCATCCATTAACATATAAGGCAAAAAAGAGGGCTATTATCAGAGGTATTCGTGATATTTGCTATCTTGTCGATAAAAACCTTGAAGTCAATAAACTTGACTATTTTCTTACACATGATAATCTTGTTTTGCTATTACTTTTCTTAAGAAACTTTCAAGGGTATTGGactattgaaagaaaatatggAGAGCATGTGGAAAGGGAACTTTTGGATTTTGTTGTTCATCTAGAATACTCAGTTCCTATTCTTAACATTACTAAGTTTATAGCAAGTTGCAAAACTTCAAATGTTCAATTGGTTAGAGACGGAGTCAAATTTATTACCGATTACTTATGCCTCCGTGAAACCATATGGAATGCTCCAGGAATTGCAGATTTCCGTGTAAGTAAACAACCTGTTTCGTTCGTGCATCCAGTGAACTCATTTTTGTCTTACTTATTGCAGTATCAGGGTTTTGAAGATCTTCAGCATATTTTCCTTCTGATGAAAGGACCATTCGTACAGATATCAGATGTATCTTTACGAAGTATAGTGCTAGGTGCGCAAGTTAAGATTGGATTTTGGATCAGAAACGGTATTTCAGTATCAAGACAAGCTTCATTATATACCGACTCTTTAATGAGCGACTTGGCTTATTTCCGTGATTGtcatttgaatcaaattgCTGCCATATTTGACGATCCAAGAGCTACTTTGTTTAACTTTTTGGATAGATGGGAACTTTTGCCATGGTATTTAAGCGAGGTCAACCATGATAAGACCGTGTATGAGGATAGgtttaattcaatttcggaaaaattcattgtatttatatataatttgattaCAGATAGAacaaattttatcaaattgaCGGCTGAAGAAAGGATATCGCATAAGGCTAGACAAGCAATATGTTACTCGTTGAGCGATGAACCAAGAAGTTATTCGTCATTAAGAAGCGAAGTGGACATTGAAGTAAGTGAACTTCCCGAATTTGATGACTTATTGAACGAGTGTACTGATTATCAACCACCGACTGGTTTGATTGATTCGGGTATATATAGATTAAAATCAAGTTACTTTGAAAAGTTGGATCCTTTGAGTTTGTATTTGGACACAAGTCAGTTCCAAACTGTATCCGAATACTTGATTAAGAATATAGCAATGgaacaaaatataaaggAAGAGAAGGTGGTATTAATTCCCCATATAACGGAATTGGAGAATCAATTGGTAAATGAAAAGTTAGCTGGATTTACGAAGACAAAAGATTTCGCCAAATTGatgtataaatatttgcaaGTATCAATTGATACATGTGATGAAACTTATTTACCACATCTATTACATTTAATTCATGCTGTTTTAAGAGATGATGAGTTATTACATGGATCcaattatttaaatgaaCAGTTTGTCAGCATTCCTATTTGCAATTTGTTACTATCCGTATCTGAAACAACAATGTCTAAGAATGTAGTAAGGAAGGCGGAATTTTTATTAGATAGCTTTATTTCTAAAGATActagaattattgaatcattaGTCGATTGTTTTGGAGAAGCCtatattcaagattatGAAAGAAAGAGATCAGGTTCACTGAAATCAGATTCTGAAAAGGGAAAGAGATTAGCAGAGGAACGTAAAAAGAAAGTTATGAAAAAGTTTGCAAAGCAGCGTGAAAACTTTTTGGCCAaaaatgttgaatttgCTTCTAAAGATAGTTCTGAAGAGGTAGCTGAAAGTAGCAAAGATCCAAAGGTTGAGTATCGTACATGCGTTCTTTGTGGTGAACCTGAATCAAccgaagaattatttggtttGTTAGTAAGTGTAACTACCTGTTCAAGTTTTTGGAAATTACCGGAGAATAATACTCCATATTTCTCACTAGCATTTCAAAGCTGGAATGATCAAGCCTCGCCTAGCAACAATGGTATATATGGTGATGGTTTTGACTATCATGATCCTGAATCACAGGAAAGAAATAGAAGTCTTGAGGGGCGAGTTACTTCTACGTGTGGACATGGGATGCATTATAATTGTTACAAAACATCtgcaaataatttgaaatattatccTTGCCCGTTGTGTCGCAATCTTTGTAATCTTTTTGTTCCAAGTTACCTTCTGCCAGACAATGGGGGCGGTCTTCACGATAGTGATGTTATCTCTGGCTTGCCAATTCATAATAGGTATAACCAGATTACCTCGTCATCCGGTTTAACAAAATCTAGTAAAATCATCAAAGGCCTTGTGAATGATGAAATCGTGAATCAAACGAACGAATCGGTTATGAGAAAGCTTTTTAAACCCGTagttgatgatttcttGTCAGAAATTAAAGCTAATCATCCTCCAGTTAGTTCGAACAAAAAGAAGGATTATCTTGATGAATTGCAAACCTCCTCACTTCTAATAGCAAATACCATTCGTATGAATGAAATTGCAACTAGAATTGGTGGTAATAGCAGttattctaattttttgaatgaGATTCCCTCCTCATCAAAGACCTTAATGAAGTCCTTGATTCAGTGCAGAGCTTTCATGTTTGAAAATAGAGAACTTCCTTTCTTCTTAAATTCGGATGAGGATTTGTCATTAGAATATCAAGATTTCTGGAATTCTGATAAAATACTTGATAGCGTGTTTAACGAAGTTGTTCTGTTATTTTTCCAAACTGATGAATCTTTAAATACGCTTGCAAGATTAGGATATACGAAGTTATTCACGATTTGTATATATTCGTTATTGAGAATGATAAACGAAGATATTGAGTACTACTATTTGCTTCGGGCACAGCAACAATTTAATCTAGGAAAAgctgaaattgaaaatatggAAACCATTCTTGATTCATacgaaaatgaaattgagGTTTCATTAGGCCATGATGAAATGGTTTCATTGATTAACGTTATATGGTTTGgtgttgaaaaatgtatGCTACCATTTTTGAGACAAGTCACTATCTTTCAGGATTTGCTTACGTCCCTCAGTAGGGGTGATAATGATCATGATAGTCACCCTAACTTTGCTGATGTTGAAAGTAAGATACAAGGGCAATCGTACCTAGACTCTTCCGATGTGTTATGCCAGAAACTAAATTTGCCTACCTTGAAAGAGTTGGTACAGGGGATTGCTGTAAATGAAGACCGTTTCAATTTTGAGTgtaaaatatttgacatTGTACTAAATGCAAAAATTCCCCATTATATTGACAGTGGAATACTTGCTCTCGATTATCCTGGTGTTGtcaaattgattgatatGCCCAATGATTATAATTCTtgcattattgaatacaaCGATAATTCTACAAAGGGagtttttgattatattgtttgCTTGAGTTGTGGTAAGAAGATTAAGGCATCAAAACATTTTACACATATGACTAGTTGTTGTAGTTTTACTGCTATCTACTTCCATCCTAGAATGAATAATCTTAAACTTGCAACACACATTGGGACCAGTCCGATATTTATCACTGTTCCGGCACCGTACCTTACCAAACATGGTGAAGTAAAAAGGCCTAGAAATTCTGGTAAAGCTTTCTTGAATAATCTTagatatcaatatttaaataagcTATGGTTAAACCAAGGTTTGTATGGGTTTATTACAAGAAGCATATTCGGATCTAGACTTCAACAAAATATGGGCGATACCATTAACATAGGTATTAGTGAGGATGAAGAGGACATTGATGAGGACgaagaatatgatgatgatatatttttgcGTCCAGCAACTAATGAAGATCGTGCGTGGTGA